From one Silurus meridionalis isolate SWU-2019-XX chromosome 23, ASM1480568v1, whole genome shotgun sequence genomic stretch:
- the LOC124376516 gene encoding exocyst complex component 3-like protein: MTKQSGSAAASPKQKMKSENKVQESTDRPEEPNGAAGESSSALMAEENKKKYSGSTSHFLNRMLKPKKLGKKHSSKSNITDTDSIMMVEQTSKSLSGSAKHFLNLKISKKLGKKNSSKSNPELLDFSQNLNMGYLAEASQQLLERENCLFKLQSTTEDVICTEDEKECLKKDYETLMDHLKFAVHDSFNLENQEMLRSAIMAIVQQEERDKLWEEAAEESPCWRPMRCREIHDTIIKEVVEERLQQANEEESDMDILKRDVIKMCDIQKDLLQVVNHVQKCYTDFNVVHMYAQLYHQAFSEKLRKLLQCSVTIDDYKSILQQTNGFSKQILQHDELNQHIKIESLGALLPEEEHMSLEEQYLSHKEKEVETWLTNALKLKKTDWDANKKPELLDEYYFCNLYLDVIGLFNGAINEVSDILGNDKAQRILMQMGSFLISYKNCMEEFLQGQQMNITEIMKAQLFNISKIREYIEKQESLPDEVKVAWLSTLSELRDSCHNYFLSPIHKDLKENYCKLWTSIWFSKHEEIVDKFEDTLNEKIHTLNRLHCACQKELLSQLHFEVMIEYVKRMLKRKLKLKNKDKQEAAARFLCEDSERINTLFKRNGSENVWLSDILPRVSEVIKEQDPENLELEIFVLLKHHPDLSERQVCQLLQLKSRCPDVHMIRACYHQTVNNQPVPLEEKDDSALAPTFFSHLPRNISLSFPSCFCILPIFCWNVMLPCRKC, encoded by the exons ATGACAAAACAATCTGGTTCTGCAGCTGCTTCTCCAAAGCAAAAAATGAAGAGTGAAAATAAAGTTCAGGAGTCCACTGATAGGCCGGAAG AGCCCAATGGAGCTGCTGGTGAATCTAGCTCTGCATTGATggctgaagaaaataaaaaaaaatacagtggttCTACAAGTCATTTTCTAAATCGCATGTTAAAGCCAAAAAAGCTGGGCAAAAAACATTCCTCAAAATCAAATATAA CTGACACGGATTCCATCATGATGGTTGAACAAACATCAAAATCCTTAAGTGGTTCAGCAAAACATTTCTTAAATCTCAAAATATCAAAAAAGTTGGGCAAAAAAAATTCCTCAAAATCAAATCCAG AGCTCCTGGATTTCAGTCAGAATCTAAACATGGGATATTTGGCTGAAGCTAGCCAGCAACTTTTAGAAAGAGAGAATTGCCTCTTCAAATTACAGTCAACAACTGAGGATGTGATTTGCACAGAAGATGAAAAAGAATGCTTGAAGAAGGACTATGAGACTCTAATGGATCATTTAAAATTTGCTGTCCATGATTCATTTAACTTGGAGAATCAGGAGATGCTGAGAAGTGCTATAATGGCTATAGTTCAGCAGGAGGAAAGAGACAAGCTCTGGGAAGAGGCAGCAGAGGAATCCCCATGCTGGCGACCCATGAGATGCAGAGAGATCCACGACACAATAATTAAGGAGGTAGTGGAGGAACGTCTGCAGCAAGCAAATGAAGAAGAGAGTGACATGGACATACTGAAAAGAGATGTGATAAAGATGTGTGACATTCAGAAAGACCTGCTTCAAGTTGTCAATCATGTGCAGAAATGTTACACAGATTTCAATGTGGTTCACATGTACGCTCAGCTCTATCACCAGGCTTTCTCAGAAAAACTGAGGAAGCTTCTACAATGCAGTGTTACTATAGACGATTACAAATCCATACTGCAACAAACAAATGGTTTTTCAAA GCAGATTTTGCAACACGACGAATTGAACCAACACATAAAAATTGAATCATTAGGAGCTTTGTTACCCGAGGAAGAGCATATGTCACTGGAGGAGCAGTATTTGTCACACAAAGAG AAAGAGGTCGAAACTTGGTTGACTAATGCTCTCAAGTTGAAGAAGACCGACTGGGATGCTAATAAAAAACCTGAACTTCTTGATGAATATTATTTTTGCAATCTGTATTTAGATGTTATAGGG CTTTTTAATGGAGCCATAAATGAGGTCAGTGACATTTTAGGAAATGATAAAGCACAGAGAATTTTGATGCAGATGGGCAGCTTTCTAATAAG TTATAAGAACTGCATGGAGGAATTTCTCCAAGGTCAGCAGATGAACATCACTGAAATCATGAAAGCCCAGCTGTTTAATATCAGCAAAATAAG GGAGTATATTGAGAAACAAGAGAGTCTTCCAGATGAAGTGAAAGTGGCCTGGCTGTCAACTTTATCAGAGTTGAGAGATTCCTGTCACAATTACTTCCTCAGTCCCATACACAAGGACCTCAAG GAAAATTACTGTAAATTGTGGACTTCGATTTGGTTTTCAAAGCATGAAGAGATTGTTGACAAGTTCGAAGATACATTGAATGAGAAAATACATACTTTGAATAGGTTACACTGTGCCTGTCAAAAG gagctGTTGAGTCAGCTGCATTTTGAGGTGATGATTGAATATGTGAAGAGGATGTTAAAAAGGAAACTGAAACTTAAAAACAAGGACAAGCAGGAGGCAGCTGCACGCTTTCTGTGTGAGGACAGTGAAAGAATCAACACcctgtttaaaagaaat GGATCGGAGAATGTATGGCTATCTGACATTTTACCCAGAGTTTCAGAAGTGATAAAGGAGCAAGATCCAGAAAACCTTGAACTGGAAATCTTTGTGTTGTTAAAACACCACCCTGACCTCAG TGAACGCCAGGTCTGTCAGCTCTTGCAGCTGAAAAGCAGATGTCCAGATGTGCACATGATCAGAGCGTGTTATCATCAGACTGTAAACAATCAGCCAGTACCCTTAGAAGAAAAAGACGACTCTGCGCTGGCACCAACATTCTTCTCCCATTTGCCTAGAAATATCTCGCTGAGTTTCCCTTCTTGTTTCTGCATTCTCCCCATCTTTTGTTGGAATGTAATGCTTCCATGTAGGAAATGTTAA
- the LOC124376520 gene encoding LOW QUALITY PROTEIN: macrophage-expressed gene 1 protein-like (The sequence of the model RefSeq protein was modified relative to this genomic sequence to represent the inferred CDS: inserted 5 bases in 3 codons), whose amino-acid sequence MGLALFSLLSILSFVDPADFHPVIRPSNGLRDCLKNLGVPALEVLPGGGWDNLRNIDMGRVMKISYSLCQTTEDGAYIIPDETFVIPQKMSSVEMNSEIISSWLKQKSSTSKSINADASFXHILNGKFSTENKRMKTYQVKEKSVTAQVQVRNHLYTVKAYPDFTLDARFARQAEEIADAIENHQTRQVAYLSEKMVLDYGTHVITSVDAGAILMQEDYLKSSYINDTQSSQTTVTALAGLNFFNKAKFDIGSKESQETSETRTYQSSLTYSITMSHGGALFFPGITLQKWQESTLNNLIAIDCSGLPLPFFLNPSTFPDLPIPTVNKLALSVHKAIERYYKINTYPGCVNPDSKNFNFQANVDDASCEGPSTNLSFGGVFQKCTQLTPDAGEICQELAVKNPATGLFSCQHPYTASLLCSEVQERPYNSYECYQQCSRFFLFFQNCQDECENVYHVRKAQVDTYWCSTNAQVPEYSGYLFGGLFGPSLQNPLTKFRSCPSNFFALKFLSSGIMICLSNDYEAATKFSVPFGGFFSCQATNLLAGVNHXVPPQFSQHLLTISDGCQVLYCVQSGIFTGGELPPIHLPPFTRPPVISLIATNTVFVMTEGNQAWVRIKGTKMWKVARPEDIEKMSQILGPKSSXSQNKMFGIAFGAVALLMLVVSVVAVVIRRRKKSLVSNRGYEEIHNEEQCETTIECQTEQQSESQTTSLLA is encoded by the exons ATGGGCTTAGCATTATTCTCTCTTTTATCTATTCTTTCATTCGTCGATCCTGCTGACTTTCATCCAGTCATTCGACCTAGCAATGGGCTTCGTGATTGCCTCAAGAACCTTGGTGTTCCGGCACTCGAGGTTCTGCCTGGTGGAGGTTGGGACAACCTGCGCAACATAGATATGGGCCGGGTGATGAAAATAAGCTATTCGCTATGCCAGACCACTGAGGATGGCGCCTATATCATTCCAGATGAGACATTTGTCATACCACAGAAGATGAGCTCAGTGGAGATGAACTCTGAGATAATTAGCTCATGGCTTAAACAGAAAAGTTCCACTTCAAAATCGATCAATGCTGATGCTTCCT GACACATTTTGAATGGCAAGTTCTCTACAGAGAACAAACGCATGAAAACATATCAAGTCAAGGAGAAGTCAGTTACGGCTCAGGTGCAG GTGCGTAACCATCTGTACACAGTAAAGGCTTATCCTGACTTCACTCTGGATGCACGTTTTGCTCGACAGGCAGAGGAAATTGCAGATGCCATTGAAAACCATCAAACACGCCAGGTTGCCTACCTGTCAGAAAAAATGGTGCTTGATTATGGTACACATGTCATCACAAGTGTGGATGCTGGTGCTATTTTGATGCAAGAGGACTATTTAAAATCATCTTATATTAATGATACACAGTCCTCTCAGACCACTGTTACAGCATTGGCtggtttaaacttttttaacaaagcaaaattTGATATTGGCAGTAAGGAGTCACAAGAAACATCTGAAACTAGGACATACCAGAGTAGTCTTACATACTCCATAACCATGAGTCATGGGGGAGCTTTGTTTTTTCCTGGCATCACTTTACAAAAATGGCAGGAGAGCACTTTAAACAATCTAATTGCGATTGACTGTAGTGGATTAccacttcctttctttctcaatCCATCAACATTCCCAGACCTCCCAATtccaacagtaaacaagttagctCTGTCAGTGCATAAGGCCATAGAACGTTACTACAAAATTAACACCTATCCTGGATGTGTTAATCCAGACTCCAAAAATTTCAACTTCCAAGCTAATGTGGATGATGCATCTTGTGAAGGTCCAAGCACCAACCTCAGTTTTGGTGGTGTTTTTCAAAAGTGCACCCAGCTGACTCCAGATGCAGGTGAAATTTGTCAGGAACTTGCAGTAAAAAATCCAGCCACTGGCTTGTTTTCCTGCCAACATCCATACACTGCTTCACTATTGTGCTCTGAAGTGCAAGAAAGACCATATAATAGTTATGAGTGCTACCAACAATGTTCtagattctttttatttttccaaaattgtcaagatgaatgtgaaaatgtgtaTCATGTTCGAAAAGCACAGGTTGATACTTATTGGTGTTCCACTAATGCCCAAGTTCCAGAATACTCAGGGTATCTCTTTGGTGGTCTATTTGGCCCTTCTTTACAAAATCCTTTAACCAAATTTCGATCCTGTCCTTCAAACTTCTTTGCCTTAAAATTTTTATCCAGTGGCATTATGATCTGTCTAAGCAATGACTATGAGGCAGCAACAAAATTCTCTGTACcatttggagggttttttagtTGCCAGGCCACCAATCTGCTTGCAGGAGTCAATCA GGTGCCCCCACAGTTTAGCCAACATCTCCTTACCATAAGCGATGGCTGCCAGGTTCTCTACTGTGTTCAGTCAGGTATTTTCACTGGTGGTGAGTTACCCCCCATTCATCTACCACCTTTTACAAGACCTCCAGTGATCAGTTTGATAGCCACAAACACTGTATTTGTAATGACTGAAGGAAACCAGGCCTGGGTAAGAATCAAAGGGACTAAGATGTGGAAGGTGGCCAGGCCTGAGGACATTGAGAAAATGTCCCAAATTTTAGGACCCAAATCCTC gtcacaaaataaaatgtttggcaTAGCTTTTGGTGCTGTAGCCTTGCTGATGCTTGTGGTGTCAGTTGTAGCAGTAGTGATAAGAAGGAGGAAGAAGTCTCTTGTAAGCAATAGAGGCTATGAGGAGATTCATAATGAAGAACAGTGTGAGACAACCATAGAATGCCAGACAGAGCAACAGTCTGAGAGTCAAACCACCAGTCTCTTGGCATAG